A genomic window from Labrus bergylta chromosome 7, fLabBer1.1, whole genome shotgun sequence includes:
- the fan1 gene encoding fanconi-associated nuclease 1 has translation MTERNPKDTRKTRLSLSKSKKKGSVKAGSAAAAAAAATSPITSFFCSHPPPRLACPLCGHLVPRFKINEHIDLQCQNFERGDSSAASAGNSVVPRSQLSPRRNPPKSPEVDPSKEEVVEGTDTSPYFKKNNCQRAPRELGSKRVVRTLDLGSLAAKLSKKCQKVLEKSKAEGGGEEEMCSSEALGSSQKENQIQSSENKGDCVTVIDLTATGSEAPTAVGDLSCAERGHDPDLKESKSVRKLELHYSTSELAKRKTSTGRASVSRKKAKCEGSSREAEKDHAHETEDVINTDSPLTTAARVPPLNSDERRQESAALMKSDSPAESGAVNTNSEQAVEVSHPSRLPYYLRNFCTVLEAVLENEDDRALFDESDLSVVHGFEKLSVMGQKLYVRLFQRKLKWLLVNKLDYEEICSDLGPVTQELVRAGFLQSESDLQDLGEALDLLPAPELKSLAKTFHLGNPGTQKQQLVDGLLRLSRQKSLFSLNPAQNSINAVMLKRARKLAGSCVRLCRGPRAVFSRILLLFSLSDTMDEEEMAAGGQSQLFTILLVNSGRLAFPEYKVHRQAKVFLDRDDLIRYEASMRALLEIVSAMQGGQWEEAMELYTAAKSHWQELRENHDLRHQEELPVFLRSFTTGWAYTRILSRGVEILQRLRRYEEAVEELRSLLMQSVYCPDSRGRWWDRLALNLHQHLKQPEQAICAIRDGLSDPLVRTGHKLSLHQRAVRMKESASFKKHRLRLKDLPTIHVQDVKHVTIRGQLFPHEGGMGKSRFLLPADGEGEESADATVICSVEELSLAHYRQQGFDQGIHGEGSTFSTLFALLMWDVIFMDGIPDVFKNPYQSCPLDLYTDCFYENRKEAIDSRVQLISEAAPETLHDMLEDAWTSQEGKVCSLVNWERFSSLQQAQSLVSCLRGAFLGGVIARMSKDYRHCRGGLPDLVVWNTTNNTYKLVEVKGPSDRLSQKQQIWLDELQKLGADVEVCHVEATGARGARLE, from the exons ATGACCGAGAGGAACCCCAAAGACACACGCAAGACGAGGCTGTCATTGTCCAAGAGTAAGAAGAAAGGCAGTGTCAAAGCTggcagtgctgctgctgctgctgctgctgccacatCTCCAATCACCTCGTTTTTCTGCAGCCATCCTCCACCTCGGCTGGCCTGCCCCCTGTGCGGCCACTTAGTACCAAGATTCAAGATCAATGAGCACATTGATTTACAATGTCAGAACTTTGAGAGAGGGGACAGCAGTGCAGCCTCAGCAGGTAATAGTGTTGTGCCAAGATCTCAGCTGTCACCCAGAAGGAACCCCCCAAAGTCCCCAGAGGTGGATCCAAGCAAGGAAGAAGTGGTGGAAGGGACCGACACCAGcccttattttaaaaagaataacTGTCAGCGGGCACCTCGGGAGCTGGGCAGTAAACGTGTGGTCAGGACGCTTGACCTCGGGAGTCTTGCCGCCAAGTTGTCAAAGAAATGTCAAAAGGTGCTTGAGAAGTCAAAGGCAGAGggcggaggagaggaggagatgtgtTCCTCTGAGGCGCTCGGCAGCTCGCAGAAAGAGAATCAGATTCAGAGTTCAGAAAACAAAGGAGACTGCGTGACCGTCATTGACCTGACAGCAACCGGCTCAGAAGCTCCTACAGCTGTGGGTGATCTATCatgtgcagagagaggacacgATCCTGATCTCAAAGAATCTAAATCGGTCAGAAAACTGGAGCTGCATTACTCTACCTCTGAACTTGCAAAGAGAAAAACCTCCACTGGCCGAGCGTCTGTCTCTAGAAAGAAAGCAAAATGTGAagggagcagcagagaggcagagaaagatCACGCCCATGAAACAGAAGATGTTATTAATACAGACTCGCCTCTGACTACTGCTGCTCGTGTGCCCCCTCTAAATTCAGACGAAAGACGTCAggaaagtgctgcactgatgaaaAGTGATTCACCAGCAGAGTCTGGTGCTGTGAACACTAATAGTGAGCAGGCTGTCGAGGTGTCTCATCCCTCACGGCTTCCTTACTACCTGCGTAACTTCTGCACCGTGCTCGAGGCTGTCCTGGAGAACGAGGACGACAGGGCACTATTTGATGAGAGTGATTTGTCAGTCGTGCATGGATTTGAGAAGCTATCAG TCATGGGCCAGAAGCTGTACGTGAGGCTCTTTCAGAGGAAACTGAAGTGGCTTCTGGTAAATAAACTGGATTATGAAGAGATATGCAGCGATCTGGGACCTGTCACTCAGGAGCTGGTTCGAGCTGGTTTTCTACAGTCAG AGAGTGACCTACAGGACTTGGGGGAGGCTCTAGATCTCCTGCCTGCTCCTGAACTCAAATCCCTGGCTAAGACTTTTCACCTGGGAAACCCTGGGACTCAGAAACAGCAGCTAGTGGATGGACTTCTACGTCTCAGCCGGCAAAAGTCCCTCTTCTCTCTGAACCCTGCGCAGAACAGTATTAATGCTGTCATGCTGAAAAG GGCGAGGAAGCTGGCTGGTtcttgtgtgcgtctgtgtcgGGGTCCTCGGGCTGTCTTCTCTCGCATCCTCctgcttttctctctgtctgacaccatggatgaagaggagatggCGGCTGGTGGGCAGAGCCAGCTCTTCACCATCCTGCTGGTTAATTCAGGACGTCTGGCTTTCCCAGAATACAAAGTGCATCGTCAAGCCAAGGTGTTTCTGGACAGAGACGATCTGATCAG ATATGAAGCTTCTATGCGAGCCCTGCTTGAGATCGTCTCGGCTATGCAGGGAGGTCAGTGGGAAGAGGCCATGGAGCTTTACACTGCTGCCAAAAGTCACTGGCAGGAGCTGAGGGAGAACCATGACCTCAG GCACCAGGAGGAGCTGCCTGTGTTCCTGCGCAGCTTCACAACAGGATGGGCTTACACTCGTATCTTATCGAGAGGGGTGGAGATCCTGCAGAGGCTCCGTCGCTATGAG GAAGCAGTGGAGGAGTTGCGGTCTTTACTGATGCAGTCCGTTTACTGTCCTGATAGTCGAGGACGATGGTGGGACAGACTGGCGCTAAACCTTCACCAGCACCTGAAACAACCTGAGCAA GCTATATGTGCGATCAGAGATGGCCTGTCGGACCCCCTGGTGCGAACTGGACATAAACTCTCTCTTCATCAGAGAGCTGTCAGGATGAAAGAGTCTGCTAGCTTTAAGAAACATCGCCTGCGACTAAAAGACCTGCCCACTATTCATGTCCAAGATGTCAAACAT gTTACTATCCGGGGACAGCTGTTTCCTCATGAGGGAGGAATGGGGAAATCTAGGTTTCTTTTACCAGCAGATGGAGAAGGGGAAGAAAGTGCTGATGCTACTGTTATATGCTCTGTGGAAGAACTGTCTTTAGCACATTACCGTCAACAAGGCTTTGATCAAG GAATCCATGGAGAGGGCTCGACTTTCTCGACATTGTTTGCCCTTCTAATGTGGGACGTCATTTTTATGGATGGTATTCCTGATGTTTTCAAAAACCCATACCAG TCATGTCCACTGGATCTTTACACTGACTGTTTTtatgagaacagaaaagaagCGATTGATTCTCGTGTGCAGTTAATTAGTGAGGCAGCTCCTGAGACTCTGCACGACATGTTGGAGGATGCCTGGACCTCCCAGGAGGGTAAAGTGTGCTCTTTGGTCAACTGGGAGCGTTTCTCATCCCTTCAACAGGCACAG TCCCTTGTTTCATGCCTGAGAGGAGCCTTCTTAGGCGGGGTAATAGCACGAATGTCAAAAGACTACAGACACTGTCGTGGAGGTTTGCCTGATCTAGTGGTGTGGAACACTACAAACAACACCTACAAG TTGGTGGAGGTGAAGGGGCCCAGTGACAGACTGTCCCAGAAGCAGCAGATCTGGCTGGATGAGCTGCAGAAACTCGGGGCTGATGTGGAAGTTTGTCATGTCGAGGCTACTGGAGCCAGAGGAGCTCGTCTGGAATAA